A single genomic interval of Dromiciops gliroides isolate mDroGli1 chromosome 1, mDroGli1.pri, whole genome shotgun sequence harbors:
- the LOC122735225 gene encoding ribose-phosphate pyrophosphokinase 2-like: MPNIVLFSGSSHQDLSQKVADRLGLELGKVVTKKFSNLETSVEIGKSVRGKDVYIIQSGCGEINDNLMELLLMMNACKISSSSRVTAVIPCFPYARQDKKDKSHVPISAKLVANMLTAAGADHIITMDLHASQIQGFFDIPVDNLYAEPVVLQWIQENITEWRNCIIVSPDAGGAKRVTSIANRLNVEFALIHKERKKANEVDRMLLVGDVRDRVAILVDDTADTCGTICHAADKLLSVGATKVYAILTHGIFSGPAIARINNAAFEAVVVTNTIPQEDKMKRCSKIQVIDISMILAEAIRRTHNGESVTCLFSHVPL, from the coding sequence ATGCCTAACATTGTGCTGTTCAGTGGTAGCTCACACCAAGACCTGTCCCAGAAAGTGGCAGACAGACTGGGGCTGGAGCTGGGCAAGGTGGTCACTAAGAAATTCAGTAACCTGGAGACCAGTGTAGAAATTGGCAAAAGTGTGAGAGGGAAAGACGTCTACATCATCCAGAGTGGCTGTGGGGAAATTAATGATAACTTGATGGAACTTCTCCTTATGATGAATGCCTGCAAAATTTCATCCTCATCCAGAGTGACTGCAGTGATTCCGTGTTTTCCATATGCCCGACAAGACAAAAAAGACAAGAGTCATGTTCCCATTTCTGCAAAACTTGTGGCTAACATGCTTACCGCAGCTGGGGCTGATCATATCATTACAATGGATCTCCATGCTTCTCAGATACAGGGTTTTTTTGATATTCCAGTGGATAACTTGTATGCAGAACCTGTTGTCTTGCAATGGATTCAAGAAAATATTACAGAATGGAGGAATTGTATCATTGTGTCCCCGGATGCTGGTGGAGCCAAAAGAGTGACATCAATTGCTAACAGACTGAATGTAGAATTCGCTTTGattcacaaagaaagaaagaaggcaaacGAGGTCGACAGGATGCTTTTGGTTGGCGATGTGAGGGATCGCGTAGCCATCCTTGTGGATGACACGGCTGATACATGTGGCACGATATGCCATGCCGCAGATAAGTTACTTTCTGTGGGAGCCACCAAAGTTTATGCCATTCTGACTCATGGAATCTTCTCTGGACCAGCTATTGCCAGGATTAATAATGCTGCATTTGAGGCAGTGGTAGTCACAAATACAATTCCACAAGAGGACAAAATGAAACGGTGCTCTAAAATCCAGGTTATTGACATTTCAATGATACTGGCTGAAGCAATACGGAGAACACACAATGGTGAATCTGTGACTTGCCTGTTCAGTCATGTTCCATTATAA